The proteins below are encoded in one region of Apium graveolens cultivar Ventura chromosome 4, ASM990537v1, whole genome shotgun sequence:
- the LOC141719255 gene encoding uncharacterized protein LOC141719255, producing MVHFKQTTRKTSADSGYAYRQMLEQTPGLESVTVGVWKDVSFACGVEHRAYWALKKLNLDMATAKEKRMFQLNELDEFHLRAYEINKVYKEKVKTWHDRRLVRKSFVPGQQVVLFNTRLRLFPGKLKSRWSGPFIIKNVFPHGAVEIFDKQPDQVFKVNGQRLEHYYGDTANREVVSTVLSIT from the exons ATGGTTCATTTCAAGCAAACCACGCGTAAGACTTCTGCGGACTCGGGGTATGCCTACCGTCAGATGTTAgagcag accccgggtttggagagCGTCACAGTTGGTGTATGGAAAGACGTGTCATTTGCTTGCGGAGTAGAGCATagagcgtattgggctttgaagaagctgAATCTGGACATGGCAACTGCTAAAGAGAAAAGAATGTTTCAACttaatgaactcgacgagttccATCTTCGAGCTTATGAGATCAACAAGGTATACAAGGAGAAGGTCAAGACATGGCACGATAGGAGGTTAGTGCGCAAGTCATTTGTTCCTGGTCAGCAAGTTGTATTGTTCAACACTCGTCTCCGACTATTTCCAGGGAAGCttaagtcgaggtggtcaggtcCATTCATTATCAAAAACGTATTTCCACATGGAGCAGTGGAGATTTTTGATAAGCAACCAGACCAAGtgttcaaggtaaatggtcagaggttggagcattactatggtgatacGGCGAACCGTGAAGTGGTGAGCACTGTTCTTTCGATAACTTGA